A stretch of DNA from Paenibacillus albus:
GAGCTTACTTATGGAGATGAGACGTGGGAAGAGCAATTAGAAGCAGGGTTCAAGTATTCTGATGCAACCCGCATAGCCTCTGACGAACGTGTTATTTTCCTCGGTAAGAAGAATGCAGTCGTTCATGCTGCAGTACGTTGGAATGAGACGAGTCCGGATGGCGAGAAACTTGAGGATGAATACCCAGCGCTGATTTATCTGGAATATGCCAATGGACATTGGAACTATCTTGACGAGTTCGATCTCAGTTTGACTGAAGATCGGCGCAATGAGGTTCACTACTTCGAATAATTGTTTGATGAAGCCCGCGTTTAGGACGCGGGTTTTTTTATGCTGCAATTCGCTCTGGATGAGCGCGAACACCGTACTATGGGAATATCGAGCCTTGTCGGTCGGGACAAGATAAGAGAAGGGAAGGGCGCTCCGAAACAATCAGATGAATTCCGTTGCATCCAGAAGAGGCGCACGTTAAGATTCTAGTAATACACTTACTAGGAGAGTTACATATGTCGCATAGCGTTCCATTGTCTTGGAGAGAAGTTCTTATCAACGAGGATGAACACACCATTACCGGTGATGTTCAGATTATGAGCACATTCAATGTTCCGCAGCTGCAGACGGAGCGCCGAGTCTGGATTTATTTGCCGAGAAGCTACAACAACGGGGATCGAAGCTACCCGGTCATCTATATGCAAGACGGACAAAATGTCTTTAATCAAGCGACGTCCTGGGGAACGGAGTGGGGCGTTGACGAGACGTTGGAGCGGATGGGACAAGAGGATCCAGCGCTCGAGGCGATCGTGGTCGCAATCGATAATGGCGGTAAAGAGCGCAACAATGAATATAACTTCACGATCAATGCCGAATATGGCTTTGGTGGCAAAGGAGCGGCATACGCCGAGTTTCTCGCGGAGACGCTCAAGCCTTATATCGACAGTCACTACCGGACATTACCTGAACCGGAGCATACGATGATTACCGGAAGCTCGTTTGGTGCTTATATCGCGCTGTATACCTCGATCCGCTTTCCAGATCAGTTTGGCCGAGTAGGAGGGATTTCCTTCGTCATGTGGCACGACAACGGAGCGATCATCCAATTGATCCAGCAATCGGTCATATCTCCTGCGCTGCGCATCTATCTAAGCATCGGGGATCTCGAAACCGACAAGCCCGACTTCAATCAGATTGCCTACGAGCACGCAGTCCAAGCCCGCCAGACACTAATAGCAGCAGGAGTCCCGGAGAGCCGCGTTCGATTCGATTACGTTCCTGGCGGAACTCACCACGAATCCACTTGGAGCAAGCTGTTCCCAGAGGTGCACCGGTGGCTGCTTCAGCCATAACGGATAGCACTGAAATTCAACTAACTAACCAACATTCTATCGCTGAGAGAACGCATACGTGTTCTCAGCCCCGAAACAGCGCCGAAAGCTGGGTGAGAGAACGTATAAGTGCTCTCCCGGTCGCACCTCCAACTAATCAATTTTCATAGTTGAGAGATGTTTATCTGAATACGGCCTCGAAAGGGGATGAATGGCTGCACGGTTCATAATATCCCTGATATTCTTGGCCGAAAGAGGGAAAACCCTCTTCTCAGCAGTACAAATACGAGAAAAACAAGCTGAGAGCGGGAAAACCCTCTTTCAGAGAGCGAGAAACCAGAAAAACGCTCAAGAAGCCTCTCGAGAGCGGGAAAATCCTCTCTCAAATGTGCAATTACGAAAAAAGATCTCTGAGAGCGGGAAAACCCTCTCTCAGCAGTACAAATACAAAAAAACTGGCTGATAGAGGGAAAAGCCTCTCTCAGCCAGCACCTACACTCAAACAGTCTGCTGAGAGCGAGGGATGTTACATCCCACCCACCACTCACATACGCTACTGCCTGAGCACAGCTACAGTCCAAGGCACTCCACCCACGGAGTGCCTTTTTCCATTTTGATCTTACTTTAGCATCTTTTGCAGAAAAGCGATTGGCGTCGAGGACGGATCCAGATCGGACAGACCATACAAGTCACTCCAGCTGTAGATGATCAGAAAGGGCAATAGGCCGATGGCTACGACAGCAATCACGAAACCGATCAACATTAATCGGACTGCTTTCCCCGTGTTCATGCTTCTCATCTCCTCCGTAACCTTGTCAAATGCCGCATCCATTATTATTCTATGCAGGTCGATTCCGGAACTGGTAATAAATTAGAAAAAAACTTACGTTAACGTTAGTAATTTTTGTTATGATAAAGAATATGACTAGTGGAAAGGAGAAACGAATAACGGATGACGAGCGAAACAGCAAAATATACGATGGAAGAAGTGACCGAGCGTCTAGGTATTACGGCGCGAACGCTGCATTATTACGAAGAGATTGGCCTGTTGCCTGCCGTAACTCGGTCCGAAGGACGCCATCGCTTGTTCGATGAGGCGATGCTGCAGCGGATTGAGCATATTTTGAAGCTGAAGCAAGTGCTTGGGGCGTCGTTGGTTGAGATCCGCGAAATCATGCAAGCAGAGGAAGAGCTGGACCGTATTCGGGCGACGTACTACGGTGATGGAGCCTCGGACGAAGAGAAGGACCGGCTGCTTGATGAAGCTGCTCTGCGGCTGCAAGAGATAATTACGCACATTGACGATAAGCTTGTAAAGCTGAGCACGCTTAGACAAGGATTCAGTGACCGACTTGAGCGAGCTACTCGATTAAAGCATCGATCAGAGTAAGCATGGAGGAAGAAGGAGAGTACGTATGGATCAATCGCGAAAATGGTGGATTTTGTCCGTAACGAGCCTGGGCTCTTTACTATCCGCTCTCAATTTCAGCACACTCATTATTGCACTGCCGGATTTGCTCAAAGGGCTGCACGCCTCACTGCTCCAAGCGATGTGGGTCATGCTGGCTTATATGGTTGCGCAGACCGTAATGGTGCTTATGGCGGGTTCGCTTGCTGACCGGTTCGGACGCAAACGGATCTATATTGCAGGGATGATGTTGTTTACGGTTGTTTCGCTCGTGTGCGGTTTCGCGAATGACGCGCCGCTGCTGATTATACTCCGGATTCTTCAAGGGGTTGGCGGAGCGATGGTTATGGCCAATAGTACCGCGATCGTTGCGGATGCTTTTCCGAGGGAAGAGCTTGGCAAGGCGCTTGGGATTAACATTATGGTTGTCGCTGTCGGCCAAATTATCGGGCCTGTGCTCGGCGGCTGGCTGACGACGGCTTTTGGCTGGGAATGGACCTTCTGGTTTAACGTGCCCTTCGGCGTTATCGGAGTGGTGTGGGGCTTGATGGTCATGGGTGTGAAAGACGACAAGCTTGCAGCTCCGAAGTCTGGCGGGCTTGATCGAGGCGGCGTTATTACGTATGTCATCTCAGTGACCGGTCTCTTGATTGCACTGACGTGGGGGCCGATTCAAAGCTGGACTTCGCCTGTAGTCTGGATTTCCGGCGCAGCATTTATCGTGTTCTTCCCTGTGTTCCTGATTTGTGAGAAAAAGCATCCGAACGCGCTCTTGCATCTGCCGCTGTTCACGAATCGAATCTTCTCCTTCGGGATCATATCCGCGACGTTGAACGCGATTGCCCGGATGGCTGTCATGTTTATGCTGATCTTCTATTTCCAGGGGGCGCTTGAAAAGGATGCGCTAGTCGCGGGCATTATGACGATTCCACTCGCAGCTGGGATGCTCGTCGTTTCGCCGCTTGCCGGCAGCCTTGGAGATAAGTATGGGGAGACGATGCCGGCGACGCTTGGCTTATTCCTTAGTATCTTCGGTCTGGCCGGCTTGGCGCTTGATACCGGGTTGTCGACGCCGTTCTGGCATCTCGCCATCTACATGACGATCATTAGTATTGGTTCGGGGCTGTTCAACTCGCCGAATTCCAGCAGCATTATGAATGCGGCCGGGGCCAAATATCGCGGCGAAGCTTCCGGGATTCGCTCGCTTACGACAAACATGGGCATGATGCTCAGCATTGCATTTTCCATGCCGATCGTGACGCACAGCATTCCGCACGAAGCGATGCTGGCGATTTTCTCAGGAACGCAGGTTGGCATGAACGGCGACAAGTCGTCACTTAGCGGTTTTATTAGCGGCTTGCATGCCGTATTCTGGTTTATGGCTGCTCTAATGGCGCTTGCTGCTGTCATGTCGTATATGCGTTCGAACAAGAAGGCGCACAGTCTGGGTCAGTCGATTCATCCGAAGTAAGTTTAGAAGGAATAGGAAAGCAATGTAAGAAGAATTAGAAATGTTATGTTAGATTAGCAGTTCGCAAAAGGGGAATTTATTGAAATGCCGGATCGATCCGTATATATGAAATTGTGGGCTGTATCGCTATTATGGGGCTGCAATTATGTGGCAAGCGCATATATGCTGCGCGATTTCTCGCCAATCTTCTTATCGTTTGCACGGCTTGTCGTCATGTCGTTGTTTCTATTGTCCGTCGCGGCTGTCAATCGTTCAATGCGATGGCCGAAGAAGCGGGAATGGGGACTTCTGCTGCTTGCAGGCATATCGGGGACGCTGATTAATCAGCTGTTCTATTTCACGGGCTTGCAGCATTCAACCGCTGGCAATGCGGCTTTGATCATTGCACTGTCGCCGATTGCGACGACGCTGCTGGCACGGATCTTTTTGAAAGAAGAGTTTACTTTGCCGAAGCTGGCAGGTGCAGTCGTCGCATTGACTGGTGTCATCTGCATCGTCTTGTTCGGAGGTAAGGAGCTCGGGATATCGGTGGGGGATGTTTACTTGCTGCTCGCCATGCTAGGGATGTCCGTCAGCCTGCTGTTTATCCGCAAGCTTACCATCGCGATGTCCTCGTATGAAGTGACGATCTATTCCACCGTTATTGGCACGATTCTGATGACGCCTGCAGTTGCGTATGAAGGGATCGCCGGTCAGCTGCACGGCAGCCATTATGCCATGACATGGCTGCTGCTGATTTCGGTTGCTGTCATCGGTCAAGGCATAACAGGCTTTTGGTGGAATCGAGGCATTGCCGTCGTGGGCGCTTCCGTGAGTGCGATGTTTATGAACATTCCGCCGTTCGTTGCGATCATCGTCAGTTATTTTGTGCTTGGCGATCCGATCAAGCCTGCGCAGATCGCCGGCGGGGTCTTGATTCTCGCTGGTGTTGCGCTTAGCAATATGAAGCGGCGGGCGGCGGTATCGTCGTCAGCGGCGAGTGTGGACGTATAATTAGGAAAAGGGGAAAAGCCGCTAGCTTGCGCTGGCGGCTTTTTGTCATGACCAAGTGACTAAGTTGCATTTATGAGCGTTGCGCCGAGCAATACGAGCACTCGGTTTGGCGCGGTGCGTTTCAGCACGTAACAGCCGCTGCCGGGTGTAGTTGATGCAGTGGCGATACCGTTATCGTTAGGTTTGCAGAAGGCTCCTGGCTGGCAAGTACCGTCGTCGCGGACGAGCAGCTTGCCGACCATGCCGACCGCGAGCCATTCTGGACGGTTTATTCGCGGGATATACTCCCGGCTCGGATCCCAATCCGGATTCAGCTGAGGCTGGCGTTCTGTACGTTCCGGTACGATTACTTGTCCGTTTGGATTGAGATGAGCAGGCACGACGACATCATGATAGAGTGTCCGCCCCCATTCATCAGTAAGGTATTTCTGCGGCCAGCTCAGCTCAGCATTGCCAGAGAGAAAAGCAGGTCTTCCGCTTGAAATACCGACGACGAATGGATCAGATGATGTTGCGATACGGACTTTCTCGCCGACGGCAGTGATGAAGTATCCGGGTTCAATCGGGTTACCGTCGAACGTCTCGAACATCTCCGCATAGTCGGCTGCGGGGCTGCTGACCGCGCCGTCGATCTTGACGTCGCCGTTATTTTGTATGATTGCTGCCAGCCCAAGCGAACCAGCACTTGTGCCGTTGGCTAGATACCACGAATATGGTTCCGTGGTTGCCTTGCCATACCGGCCCATAATGTGGACGCCTTCGAGCATATTCGTCGAAGTACCGACACCTTCGGCATGCGATGCGAGGCCATCGGCTTTGGTGCTGGCACCTTGGGAGTGAGAATAGAGCCCGTATGCAGCTGTATCTATACCTTCGGCGTGTGAGGCCTGGCCTACCGCAATCGTTTGATTGCCTTCTGCATGTGAATAGGCGCCATACGTCCGCGACAAGTACCCTTCGGAATGAGCGGCTTCGGCTTGCGAGTAAGTTAATTTGCCTTCTACGTGCGAAGCCAGGCCTAAAGAGTAACAGCCAGAGCCTTCCGCATGCGAAGCTTGACCGCTCGC
This window harbors:
- a CDS encoding alpha/beta hydrolase, producing the protein MSHSVPLSWREVLINEDEHTITGDVQIMSTFNVPQLQTERRVWIYLPRSYNNGDRSYPVIYMQDGQNVFNQATSWGTEWGVDETLERMGQEDPALEAIVVAIDNGGKERNNEYNFTINAEYGFGGKGAAYAEFLAETLKPYIDSHYRTLPEPEHTMITGSSFGAYIALYTSIRFPDQFGRVGGISFVMWHDNGAIIQLIQQSVISPALRIYLSIGDLETDKPDFNQIAYEHAVQARQTLIAAGVPESRVRFDYVPGGTHHESTWSKLFPEVHRWLLQP
- a CDS encoding MerR family transcriptional regulator yields the protein MTSETAKYTMEEVTERLGITARTLHYYEEIGLLPAVTRSEGRHRLFDEAMLQRIEHILKLKQVLGASLVEIREIMQAEEELDRIRATYYGDGASDEEKDRLLDEAALRLQEIITHIDDKLVKLSTLRQGFSDRLERATRLKHRSE
- a CDS encoding MFS transporter, with protein sequence MDQSRKWWILSVTSLGSLLSALNFSTLIIALPDLLKGLHASLLQAMWVMLAYMVAQTVMVLMAGSLADRFGRKRIYIAGMMLFTVVSLVCGFANDAPLLIILRILQGVGGAMVMANSTAIVADAFPREELGKALGINIMVVAVGQIIGPVLGGWLTTAFGWEWTFWFNVPFGVIGVVWGLMVMGVKDDKLAAPKSGGLDRGGVITYVISVTGLLIALTWGPIQSWTSPVVWISGAAFIVFFPVFLICEKKHPNALLHLPLFTNRIFSFGIISATLNAIARMAVMFMLIFYFQGALEKDALVAGIMTIPLAAGMLVVSPLAGSLGDKYGETMPATLGLFLSIFGLAGLALDTGLSTPFWHLAIYMTIISIGSGLFNSPNSSSIMNAAGAKYRGEASGIRSLTTNMGMMLSIAFSMPIVTHSIPHEAMLAIFSGTQVGMNGDKSSLSGFISGLHAVFWFMAALMALAAVMSYMRSNKKAHSLGQSIHPK
- a CDS encoding DMT family transporter, translated to MPDRSVYMKLWAVSLLWGCNYVASAYMLRDFSPIFLSFARLVVMSLFLLSVAAVNRSMRWPKKREWGLLLLAGISGTLINQLFYFTGLQHSTAGNAALIIALSPIATTLLARIFLKEEFTLPKLAGAVVALTGVICIVLFGGKELGISVGDVYLLLAMLGMSVSLLFIRKLTIAMSSYEVTIYSTVIGTILMTPAVAYEGIAGQLHGSHYAMTWLLLISVAVIGQGITGFWWNRGIAVVGASVSAMFMNIPPFVAIIVSYFVLGDPIKPAQIAGGVLILAGVALSNMKRRAAVSSSAASVDV
- a CDS encoding peptidase G2 autoproteolytic cleavage domain-containing protein, with product MADCNAQATGECSEAEGKDTTASGSASHAEGYQTTGSGFAAHAEGYATQALGSASHAEGGASAAHGLYSHAEGRNTNSAEEAAHAEGYLSAASAFAAHAEGYASQALGSAAHAEGGATQASGLYAHAEGELTQALGDRAHAEGQMTSAIATNAHSEGQQTTATATNAHAEGLNTIASGPNSHAEGQLTSATAANAHAEGQHAESAGLASHAEGIDTLASGQASHAEGSGCYSLGLASHVEGKLTYSQAEAAHSEGYLSRTYGAYSHAEGNQTIAVGQASHAEGIDTAAYGLYSHSQGASTKADGLASHAEGVGTSTNMLEGVHIMGRYGKATTEPYSWYLANGTSAGSLGLAAIIQNNGDVKIDGAVSSPAADYAEMFETFDGNPIEPGYFITAVGEKVRIATSSDPFVVGISSGRPAFLSGNAELSWPQKYLTDEWGRTLYHDVVVPAHLNPNGQVIVPERTERQPQLNPDWDPSREYIPRINRPEWLAVGMVGKLLVRDDGTCQPGAFCKPNDNGIATASTTPGSGCYVLKRTAPNRVLVLLGATLINAT